One genomic region from bacterium encodes:
- a CDS encoding Bax inhibitor-1/YccA family protein — MRAAGVSASAEERGLFIVRVYGHLLAAIAAFTLFEVWLFKAGHAETLAKSLLGVNWMLVLGGFMIAGWLARGLAARAGSTAMQYAGLALYVVAQGIIFVPMLYVAEYYSGGGVIRSAAALTLLGFTGLTLIVFQTRKDFSFLGGLLRWAGILALLAIGGSVFFGLELGMWFSLAMVAVAGGAVLYDTSNIIRYWPNDRYVGASLELFASVALMFWYILRLFMSRR; from the coding sequence ATGCGCGCCGCCGGCGTCTCCGCGAGCGCCGAGGAGCGCGGCCTGTTCATCGTCCGCGTCTACGGCCACCTCCTGGCCGCCATCGCGGCCTTCACCCTCTTCGAGGTGTGGCTCTTCAAGGCCGGCCATGCCGAGACCCTCGCCAAGAGCCTGCTGGGCGTGAACTGGATGCTCGTGCTCGGCGGCTTCATGATCGCCGGCTGGCTCGCCCGCGGCCTCGCCGCGCGCGCCGGCAGCACCGCCATGCAGTACGCCGGGCTGGCCCTGTACGTGGTGGCCCAGGGCATCATCTTCGTGCCGATGCTCTACGTGGCCGAGTACTACTCCGGCGGGGGGGTCATCCGCAGCGCCGCGGCCCTCACCCTGCTGGGCTTCACGGGCCTGACGCTCATCGTCTTCCAGACCCGCAAGGACTTCAGCTTCCTCGGCGGCCTGTTGCGCTGGGCCGGCATCCTGGCCCTGCTGGCCATCGGCGGCTCGGTGTTCTTCGGGCTGGAGCTGGGCATGTGGTTCTCCCTGGCCATGGTCGCGGTGGCCGGCGGCGCCGTGCTCTACGACACCTCGAACATCATCCGCTACTGGCCCAACGACCGCTACGTGGGCGCGTCGCTCGAGCTCTTCGCCTCGGTGGCCCTCATGTTCTGGTACATCCTGCGGCTGTTCATGTCGCGGCGCTGA
- a CDS encoding DUF4136 domain-containing protein, producing MKAKWNRIAALTAVLALAALAGCSSISVNYDYDTSASFTGYRTYGWLGGEGQVPATGSGAALSGDLLDKRIHDAVEYEMGQRGITRDAESPDVLVKYHIGAQDKVQVTDWGYRYSDYYWGYGGRQIDVYQYTQGTLVIDIVDAKTKTLVWRGSATGTVDGQQRSPEEMQQRVNNVVAQIMANFPPKKK from the coding sequence ATGAAAGCCAAGTGGAACCGGATCGCGGCCCTGACGGCCGTCCTCGCCCTCGCCGCGCTGGCGGGCTGCTCGTCCATCTCGGTCAACTACGACTACGACACTTCGGCCAGCTTCACCGGCTACCGCACCTACGGCTGGCTCGGCGGCGAAGGTCAGGTTCCGGCCACGGGCTCCGGCGCCGCCCTCAGCGGCGACCTCCTCGACAAGCGCATCCACGACGCCGTCGAATACGAGATGGGTCAGCGCGGCATCACGCGCGACGCCGAATCGCCGGACGTCCTGGTGAAGTACCACATCGGCGCCCAGGACAAGGTGCAGGTCACCGACTGGGGCTACCGGTACTCGGACTACTACTGGGGCTACGGCGGGCGTCAGATCGACGTCTACCAGTACACCCAGGGCACCCTGGTCATCGACATCGTCGACGCCAAGACCAAGACCCTGGTCTGGCGCGGTTCGGCCACCGGCACCGTCGACGGGCAGCAGCGCTCCCCCGAGGAGATGCAGCAGCGCGTCAACAACGTCGTGGCCCAGATCATGGCGAACTTCCCGCCCAAGAAGAAATAG